CTATGCAAAGCCTCCTTGTGGCAGTGGACGTGGGCACGGGCAGTGCCCGGGCCGGCGTGCTGACCGCACAAGGTAACCTGTTGGCACGGGCCGAATTTCCGATAGCCATGAACCGCCCTGACGCCAATCATGCCGAGCATGACAGCACCCAGATCTGGGCCGCCGTCTGCGCCGCCGTGCGCGAGGCCATGGCCAATGCCGGCGCCGATCCCGCTCATGTCGTCGGCCTCAGCTTCGACGCCACCTGCTCCCTCGTCGTCCGCGACCGCGATGGTCAGCCCGTCACCGTCTCCACCAATGGCGAAGACCGTTGGGATACCGTGGTCTGGCTCGATCACCGCGCCCTCGCCGAAGCCGAGGAATGCACCGCCACCGGCCATCTCGTCCTCGCCTATGCCGGCGGCGTCATGTCACCCGAGATGGAGGCGCCCAAGCTTATGTGGCTGAAACGCCATATGAAAAGCTCCTGGGATCGGGCCGGCATGATGTTCGACCTCGCCGATTTCCTCTCCTGGAAAGCCACCGGCTCGCTCGCCCGCAGCCAGTCCACCCTCACCTGCAAATGGACCTACCTGGCCCATACCGAAGCCGGCTGGCAGCCCGATTTCCTGGCCTCCGTAGGCCTCGAAGACCTGCTCGACAAGGCCGCCTTGCCCGCCAAAGCCAGCCCCGTCGGCACCGATCTCGGCCCGCTGACCGAAACAGCCGCCGCCGAACTCGGCCTCACCGCCGCCTGCCGCGTCGGCGCCGGCCTCATCGATGCCCATGCCGGCGCGCTGGGCGTGCTCGGCGCCTTCACCCACGATGTCGGCACCATCGACCGTCACCTGGCGCTGATCGCCGGCACCTCAAGCTGCGTCATGGCCCTCTCGGCCGAAGACCGCCCGACATCAGGGGTCTGGGGTCCCTATTTCGGCGCCGTCCTGCCCGGCGTCTGGCTCAACGAGGGCGGCCAGTCCGCCACCGGCGCCCTGCTCGATCACATCATCCGCTGGCACGGCGCGGGCGGAGAACCCACGACGGACATGCACCACGCCATCGCCCGGCGCATCATGGAACTGCGCCAGCGCGAGGGCCTGACGCTGGCCGATCGCCTGCATGTCCTGCCCGATTTCCATGGCAACCGCTCGCCGCTCGGCGACCCCTTCGCCCTCGGCGTCATCTCGGGCCTCACGCTCGACAGCGACTTCGACTCCCTCTGCCGCCTCTATTGGCGCACCGCAGTCTCCATCGCCCTTGGCGTCCGCCACATCCTCGAAACGCTGAACACCCGCGGCTATGCCATCGACACGCTCCACGTCACCGGCGGCCACACCAAGAATGCCGTGCTGATGGAACTCTATGCCGACGCCACCGGCTGCACCGTGGTCGAATCCTCGGCCAAGGACGCCACCCTGCTCGGCATGGCCATGGTCGCCGCCACCGCCGCGGGCCTCTATCCCAGCCTCGACGCCGCATGCCTTGCCATGCAGCAGGCAGGCAGCACCCGCGCCCCGGCGCCCGCCGCCCGTGCCCAGTTCGACAAGGACTATCGCATCTTCCTCGAAATGCTGCGCCAGCGGCAGGTCATCGACGAGATGGTTTCGCAATAGCCAGCCATCGCTGGATTGCTCCTGGCTGAACAGGCCCCTCCATTTGTTTCATTTACCGCGACGGAACCAAAGTTGATCAGCGCCCGTTCTTTGGGCACGCGCAACATTGCGCAAGATCACGGCGGAGACGGACATGACGCACATGGAAATCAAGGCACTGGAGAATGCGGGCCGCACCACGGTGTGGACCGAGGGCTATGATGGGGAAACCCACTACGGCGACGTGTTCAAGGCCCTGACCCCCGCGCTCTTCATTCTCGCCACCGCTGCCGCCCTGATGCTGGCGATCCTCTAGCCAGCAGTTCAAAGCGTCACAAGAACAACAGGAGAGCTACCATGGGTCTCGGTACAATTCTCATCATCATTCTTATTCTGCTGCTGATCGGCGCCTTGCCCAATTGGGGCTATTCGCGCGGCTTCGGCTATTTCCCGTCAGGCATTCTCGGTGTCGTGCTGATCGTCATCCTCATCCTCGTTCTGATGGGCCGCATCTAGCACCTCGCCAACCATAACCGGCGCCTCACCCAAGTGAGATGCGCCCGCGGGTCGGAAGTTGCCCCACTTTCACCCGCCCCTGTCGCCCCGATGCCCGGAACCCGCGCATTGGGGCGTCACTTTCCAGAGCCCTGGAACCGTGCGGTTTTTCGCACGTTGATCATACAACATTGACAGGAGCGTCACATGGCTACCACTACCGACCTCGCCCCGGGCCGCAAGCCCGCCGCTGCCCGCGCCGCGCGTGCCAGCAGCAAGGCCCGCGAAGCACAGCTCGAAGATCAGGTCGCCCAGCTTCAGACCGATATCAAGGCCATCGCCGCCACCCTGGCGCGCTTGAGCAATGACAAGGTCAAGGAAGTCAAATCGGTCGCCAAGAGCGAAGCCCATAACCTGCAGCGCCAGGCCGAGCACGTCGTCGAGGACGTACAGGACCAGGCCAGCGCGCTGGAAAAGCAGCTCAAGGATACCATCCGCGAAAAGCCGCTGACCGCAGTGGCGAGCGCCGTGGGTATCGGCTTCATTCTCGCTTTGCTGTCCCGGCACTGATCATGAATCTTCTGGCTCCGCTGGCCGCCCTGCTCGGCATCGAGGTCGAAGCGATCACCGAACGCGTCCGCAATACGCTCATCATCAACGCGGTGATGATCGGCCTGGCTCTGGCCGGCGTGACCTTCCTGGTAGTGGCAGGCTTCTTCGCACTCGCCGAGCTCTATGGCGGCATCTACGCAGCACTGATCCTTGCTGCCGCGTTTCTCGTGCTGGCGCTGGCCGTGTTTCTCGGCACGCGCATCGGCGAAAGCCGCCGTCGGCATGAGCGTGTCGAAAAGCGGCGCTCCAGCGAAACCGGCGCTCTCGTCACGACGGCGGCGCTGACCGCCTTGCCGGTGCTGCTGAAATCGCCGCTACTGCGCACGATCGGCCTGCCGGCCGCCGCCATTGCCGCCTACCTGCTGGTGCGCGGCGGCAGCGACCATAGTGACGACGCCGCTTAATCCTGCTCGGCCGGCAACGGCATCCAGATATGGGCCACCACGCCGCCGGGCTCGAAGCTGAGCTTGACCTCGCTGTCGAGCACCTTGGCAAGACTGCGCTCGATCAGACGCGCGCCCATGCCATACTCGGCGGGCCTGGACACTTCCGGTCCGCCGCTTTCCCGCCAGGTGAGCGACAGTCCATGCGCCGGCCGGCGCTTGATTTCCCAGTCGATGCTCACCATGCCCTCGTCGCCCGACCAGGCGCCATAATGGTGGGCATTGGTGGTCAATTCATGCAGGATTAGGCCCAATCCCAAGGCATGATCGGCCGGCAGCGTCACGTCCTCACCCCGCACCTCGGCCCGATCAGGGTCGGTACGGAAGCCCGGCCCGAACTGTGAGGCAATGACCTCATAGAGCTGCACGCCCGACCAATCGCGGTCGGCCAGCAGAACATGCGCATCCGAAATGGTGCGCAACCGGCCGGAAAAGGCCTCGATGAAGTCCTGCGGATCGGGGTTCTGCCTTATGGTCTGGCGCGCCACCGACTGGATCATCGCCAGCGTATTCTTTACCCGGTGATTGAGTTCGCGCAGCAGTAACCGCGTATGCTCGGCACTCTGCCTGCTTTCGGAAATGTCGATGCCGACGCCCATCATGACCAGCGGATTGCCTTCGGCGTCGCGCTGATAGACCCGGCCACGCATGGACATCCAGCGCCCGGTCTCGGCTATCCGGGCTTCGGCGCTGAAATCCTCGCCCTCGCGGAAACTGGCTTCAATGCTCGCCTCGATCATGAGCCGGTCGTCCGGATGGATCGCCGCCAGCACATTCTCCATGCGCACGGCTTCCCCTTCGGCCAGTTCATACATGCGCCGGAACATGTCGTTGCAGGCCACCTCGCCCGAGCGCACATCCCACACCCAACTGCCCACCTTGCCCGCTTCCAGGGTCAGCGCATGGCGCCACTCTTCCCTGACCAGCGCGGCGGCCGTGCGCGCGCGGACCCGCGCCTCATCCTTGAGCGAAAACAGCGCCGAGGTCAGCCCCGCCAGGTTCACCAACTGCTCGACAAGGCCCGGCTCAACTGTCGCGCGCGGCTTGGTGTCGATGACACAAAGCGAGCCCACTTTCTGCCCGTTCACCACCACGGCAACGCCGGCATAAAAGCGAATTCCCGGCCAGCCAGTCACCAGCGGATTATCCTTGAACCGGTCGTCGCCCGTCGCATCGAGCACGACAAGTGCATCCTCATCGCCCGGCAGGGCAATGGCATGGGCACAGAACGACGTATCGGTCGGGGACTCGGTGATATTGTCGATGCCGAAGCACGCCCGGAACCATTCGCGCTCCTTGTCGATGAGCGTCACCAGGGCAATCTCGGCCTTGAAAATGAATGCAGCGGTCCGGCTTAGCCGCTCGAAATCAGCATCCGCGTGGCTATCGACCACTTCCAGCGCCGCCAGCACGCTCAAGCGCGCCGGATCATCCACGACCTTCCGCACCGCGTCTGGAAGGTGAGCCCCCGTATCTGTCACTTCCCGTCCTGACGCTTCTGCAATACCTGAACTTACCGGCTAACTGCCCGTAACGTCCTATTCGGGAAATAGGTTCCAAACATTTTTACGCTGTTTCGGCGGGCAAGACGACCTTGGGCAGGACCACCTTGAGCGCGGCCGGATGCATCCTGAGCGTGACCGAGCGATCGAGCTTGATCAACTCGCCGTCGATCACCGCACGGGCACCCCTTTTCCGCTTGGGAAAGTGCAGCGTCACCTCGGCAATTTCCCTCTCCGAGACCATCGGACTCGCCCGCCAGGTGCCCATGAACACGTCCATCGCCAGCCTGAGCAGTTCCGAGGTCGAAACCGCCGCCGCAACATAAACGCCCAGCATGCCGGTATTGAGCCTGTCGGCATGGATCATGCCGTCGCCCAGCGGATTGTTGGAGATCGCAATGCCCGATACGCGGCGCTTTTCGATACCCTTGGGCAGATGGAATTCGGCATCGAATTGCGGTGGGTTGATCGCCGCCGCCCCGATCGCCCGCAGGCTCGCCAGCATCTTGCCCACCCGGCTGCCATAGCTCATGTTTTCGCGGATACGCACCAGCCGCGCATGGATGCCCACCCCGAACTGATGGACGAAGGGCCGGTCATTGGCCGTGGCAATATCCACTGCACCGATGGCGCCGGCGGCCAGGGCCTCCAGGGCCTCATCCAGCACCAGCGGCACCTTGAGCGCCCGCGCGAACAGGTTCATCGTCCCCACCGGCAATACGGCAAGCGGCATCCCGGTTTCATAGGCGATCGCCGCGGCCGCGGAAATGGTGCCGTCGCCGCCCCCGGCCATCACGGCATCCACGCCTTCGCTGGTTGCCGCCTCGCGTAGGGCCGCCTCGACCTTGGCGCCGGCCACGGTCCGGCATTCGAGCTGATGGCCGTACCGCGCAAAGGTCGCGACGGCATGCGCGCAGAATGCGTCGAGATCCATGGTTCGCAGCGTTCCGCCATCGCGGTTGAGAACGGCAATGATGTGCAAGGGGTTTGCTCCTGGTCAGCCGGCGTCCGACGACGCGACGTCTTCAATGCCGGGCAGCGACAGGCTGACGCTCAGCCCACCGCCGTCCCGCCGTTCATAACGCGGTTCGCCGCCAAGCTGGTTGGCCAGCTGCCGGACGATGACCGAGCCCAGCCCGCCCTCGCCCGGATCGCCGGCAATACCCACGCCATTATCGGCCACGCTGAGCCTGGGCACACCTGTGTCGTCGCGTTTCAGCGCCACGGTGACCGTACCGCCGCGACCGGCGGGGAAGGCATGCTTGATCGCATTGGTCACTAGCTCGCCGACCAGTATGCCGACCGTAGTCGCGTCGCGCGCACCCACCACGATGGGGTCGAATTGCCCGACCAGCTCGATATTGTCGGCTTCGCTGGCAGTCGACGCGATGTCTTCCAGCACGGCGTCGAGGAATTCATCGGCGCTGGCGGTCTCCAGGTCGTCCCCCAGCCGCAGCCGGCGATGAGCCGAGGCGACAGCATGCACACGCGATCGCGCCGCTTCCAGCGCCACCCGCACTTCATCGGATTTGGTGCGCAACAATTGCAGCCCGAGCAGCGAGGACACGGTGGCCAGCGAATTGCCGATGCGATGGTTCGCATCCTGCAGCAGAGCCTCGACCCGCTGCCGCTCCCGCTCGGCATGCTCGCGCGCTTCCTCCAGGGCCTGCGTGCGCTCCGCCACATGGGCTTCCAGCACCTCGTTTTCCGTCGCCAGTAACTGCCTGCTCCGCGCCAGCGCGCTGAACTGCCGTTGGGTGCGGGAAAGCAGCATATAGGCCAGCAGCACGGCACCGGCCAAGGCGACGATGATCGCCCCTACCAGCCAGCGCCGGGACTGGTTGATCTGCCTGTTGCGATCGAGCAGCTTGCCGTTTTCCTCGCCGATGAACTGCTCCAGCGTGATGCGCAGGCTGTCCACTGCCCGCTCGCCGGTGCGCGACTGGATCAGCATCAGCGCCTCGCTCACCCGGTTGGCATCGACCAGCTCGATGGTTCGCGCCATCTTGGCGGTCTTGCCGGCGATTTCGCTGGCGATGGCGCTCACCGTCGCCGACTGCTCGCTATCGTCGCGTGTCGCGGCAGCCAGTGAGAGCAAGCGCGTATCGATCGAGGCCACGGCCCGCCGATACGGCTCGAGATAGCGCTTGTCGCTGGTCAGCAGATAGCTGCGCTCGCTGCTTTCCGCCTCGCTGAGCGAAATGGTGAGTTCATGAGCGTGGTTGCGCACTTCATAGGTGTGCAGCACGTCGCCGATCTGCCGGTCGATGCCCTGCACCAGCACCAGCGCCGCCCCGGCCGCCAGCACGACCAGCGTCAACGATACAAGAACCGCCAGGCGCCGGCCGAAGCGCCTCTGCGTATCCTGCACCCGGCTGGCCAATCCGCTCGCAATGCTCATCAAGCTCATCTACCCGGCGCCGCCAGCTGCCCGCGGCCTTTCTCCTGCCCCGCAATGGAGGATGGCGATGGCGGATTTGAGGCTGCAAACCCGCTCATATCAGCGGTCTCCGGCGCTCCGGCGGCCCGTCCCAGCCCGCCAGTTCCATCAGCCCCGATACATCGAGCACCTCGCAGGAGCGATCGAGCCAGCGGATCAGCGAGCGATCGGCAAGCTTGCGCAGCGTCTTGTTGGTATGGACGATGGACAGGCCCAACGTATCGGCCACATGCATCTGCGTGATCGGCAGGTAGAGATTGCGCGACGAGGTCAGCCCCACCGAGGCGGCGCGGTGGTAGAGGAACGCAATCAGATAGGCCGCCCGCTCCATCGCCGTGCGGCGGCCCAGGCTGAGCAGGTGATCGTCCAGCATCCGCTCTTCCTGCGCCGCCAGCCAGGTGATGTCAAAGCCCAGGCCCGGATGATTGCGGAACAGGTCGTTCAGCCGGTCACGCTGGAACACGCACAGCACCAGCGGCGACAGGGCCTCCACCGAATGCTGCATCTCCCCGATCACCGAGCCCTGCAGGCCGACCAGGTCGCCGGGCAGCATGTAGTTCAGGATTTGCCGGCGCCCATCCGGCAGGGTCTTGTAACGGAATGCCCAGCCCGACAGCAGGGTGTAGAGATGAGCGCTGTGGCTCCCCTCGGACAGCAGCGTCGTGCCGCTCTCGGCGACCAGTTCGCCCGTCTTGAACGAGGAAATGAAGGTCAGTTCCATCGGTTCGAATGCGCGGAACCCGGGCATGGCCCGCAGCGGGCATTGCTCGCAGGGCACCCTGCGTCCGGAACTGGGAAGAACGAGGCTCAAGCAGCACCATCGACGCTGAAATGGATGTCACCACGCCAACGCAATGCGACACAACCCGTTCCCGGACATGTCAAACTTAAATGACAGTTGCCTCGATTGAGCGCCATCAGTGGCCAAAAGGTTGCGGAAACACATGCTCAACGGCCGGACTGCGCTTATCGTTGAAGAAGAGTTCCTGATCGCGCTGGATGTTCAGCGCATGCTCGAAACGCTGGGCGTGGGCCAGACCCTGTTCGCCCGCATGCCGGCCGAGGCCGAACAATTGCGCGCCCGTTGGCCCGAAATCGCCATTGCCATCATCGAAGCCCGCATGGGTGATCCCCTGGCCATGCAACTGGCAAAGGACCTGGCGGCCGCGCGCATCCCGATCGTGCTCGTCACCGGCGACCTTGACGTGCAGCATAGCTTTGCCGACCGGCCTGATCTGCCGGTCGTCATCAAGCCGGTGCCGGAAGGCGCCCTGGCGGACGCTGTCCGCCAGGCGCTTGCCGTTCACTCCTAGAACGAATGATTATTCGTGGTGACCTGCGCCGAGACCGCGTCCGGGCCGTAATCGGCCTCGCCGCTGATCTTGAGGATATCCTGCAGTCGCGTGCGGGCCCGGCTCACCCGGCTCTTCATCGTGCCCACGGCACAATCGCAAATCTCCGCCGCCTCTTCATAGGAAAAGCCGGAGGCGCCGATGAGGATGACCGCTTCGCGCTGGTCGTCGGGCAATTGGGCCAGGGCTTTCTTGAAGTCCTGCATGTCCATCGAGCCATACTGTGCCGGATGCACCGACAGCCGCTCGGTGAAGATGCCGTCGCTATCCTGCACCTCACGGCCGCGCTTGCGCATCTGGCTATAGAATTCGTTGCGCAGGATGGTGAAGAGCCAGGCCTTGATATTGGTGCCCATTTCGAAGCTGGACTGCTTGGCCCAGGCCTTCATCACGGTGTCCTGCACCAGGTCGTCTGCCTTGTCATGCTTGCCGGTCAGCGACACGGCGAAGGCGCGCAGGCTGGGCAGCGTCGCCAGCATCTCGCGCTTGAACGTCGTTGGTTCTCCGGTCACGCCGTCACTCCCCGTCACGGCCAGCATTCTTGGTCTTTTGCGCCTGCTCGGCGCTATCAAGCTTTTCCAGCAGATCGAGCAGTTGATCGGGGACGCCTTCGTCCTGGACCGCTCCGTATAGCGCGCGCAGCCGTGCGCCAATGTCCGTATTCGGACCCAGCCCGTCGTCTGCCCGCACCGCCTGCGTCCGCATACGTTGCTGGGTCACCAGTTTTTCCTTCATCATGCCGTGTTCTGACCGCCAGAGTGTTGTGCGTTATGCCGTATTTGGCGATCTTAATGCGTGCCAGTCAAAAAAGTTCCGCGAAACCGGGAACTTTTGGTAGCGAAACCTCGTTTTCCGGTTTCGTGTAATCACGAGCCGAAAGCGTCACTGGGAGTTCACTTAATGACTTTGTCCACGCGGATCGCTCCGCACCTGCCGTATCTGCGGCGGTTTTCGCGCGCTGTCACCGGGTCGCAGACATCCGGCGACGCTTATGTGGCCGCCACCCTGGAAGCTCTCATAGCCGATATTTCGCTGTTTCCCGAAGCGAGCAACGATCGTATCGCGCTCTATAAGCTGTTCTCCGCCCTGTTCTCGTCAGCGGCCGTCAAAGTGCCCCAACCCACCTCATCCTATGCGTGGGAAAAGCGAGCTGCCACCAATCTTGCCAATCTGGCCGCTCGGCCGCGCCAGGCTTTCCTGCTGGTCGCCGTGGAAGGCTTTACCCACGCGCAGGCCGCCGAAATCCTCGGCATTCCCGATACTGAATTCGCCGCGCTGCTCGAGGAAGCCTCGATCGAGATTTCCCGCCAGGTGGCGACCGAGATCATGATCATCGAGGACGAACCGCTGATCGCCATGGATATCGAGCAACTGGTCGAGAGCCTGGGTCACAAGGTGGTGAGCGTCGCCCGCACCCATAAGGAAGCGGTCAATCTGTTTGCCCAGACCCAGCCCCGCATGATCTTGGCCGATATCCAGCTGGCCGATGGCAGCTCGGGCATCGACGCCGTCAACGACATTCTCAACCACCATTCGGTGCCGGTGATCTTCATCACCGCCTTCCCCGAACGGCTGCTGACGGGCGAACGCCCGGAGCCGACCTTCCTCGTCACCAAGCCCTTCAACCCCGACATGGTGAAGGCGCTGATCAGCCAGGCGCTGTTCTTCGACGAAGGCTCGCGCGCCGCCGCCTGACCGGTAACGCAAAAGGCATGAAAAAGGTCGGGTTATCCCGGCCTTTTTTGTTGCGCGTCAGGAACCGGAGAACGGCAGAACCGTTGTCACCTCAATAACTTCGCCCAAGGAGAGTGACATGCTCTACTACGCACTCGTCTTCCTCGTGATCGCGCTTATCGCCGGCGTTCTCGGCTTCGGTGGCATAGCCGGGGCCTCGGCCGGCATCGCGCAGATCCTGTTCTTCCTGTTCCTTGCTTTCCTGGTCATCTCTCTCGTCGTGGGCTTCTTCCGTCGTGCCTGATTTCACCCCGACGGCACGGCCCGGCGTTTGACACGGCTTCGCCCCGGCGAAGCCGTTCTCGTTCCTGCCGACTACACGAGTATTTTCCCAATGCCAGCCTCGATGCCCGACCGCCAGACGCAGACAAGGCTACGCGCCTTGTCACTCGGTCTGCGCCATGGGGGCATCTGCGTCCTGCACCAGGATGGCGAACACCACTTCGACTTCGTCGAGAACCTCCCCGCCAGGCTGGCCGCGCCAGGACATGGTCGGCCTGCGTGAAGCCGAGGCCCTGCCGGCGGAGATCGCGGCCGATTTTGCCGCCGCCCATGATCGCTGCCGCCGCGACAACGCCGAACAGCTGCTGGCAATTGAGCTCGGTGAAAGCCCCCATCGACGCCATTTCGAAATACGCCTGCTGCCCGATGACAATAGCGATGGCGTCACCGCCATCGTGACCGATACGACAGACCGGCGCGCCCGCGACCTGGCTGTTGCCTCCCTGCTGCGCGAAGTCAGCCACCGTTCCAAGAACCTGCTCGCCATCGTGCAATCGGTCGCGATGCAGACCGCCCGCCATAGCGCCGGCACCGAGGACTTCCTCGACAAGTTCCGCGGCCGCCTGCACGCCCTGTCCAGCACGCAGGATCTGGTGACTGAGAGCAACTGGCGCGGCGCCTATCTGCAGTCACTGGTGGCTTCGCAACTCGTCCGGCTGGGTCCGTCGGTCCTGGCCAATGTCAGGATTACCGGCGTCAATCCGCTGCTCGGCCCTAATGCCTCGCTCCATATCGGCCTGGCCATCCACGAATTGGGAGCAAATACCGTGCTGCATGGCGCCCTGGCCAATGGCGAGCCGGGCAAGGTCACGATCGATGCCCGCATGGTAGACCGGCCTGGCAGCGCCGCCGATCTCGTCATCGAATGGCGCGAGAGCGGCATTCCCGCCTGGCGCCTCGAGCACCAGCCCCATTTCGGTACGCTGGTTCTCGAACGCATCGTGCCCCTGTCGGTGGGCGGCACTGCCGATTTCGGCATCGAACCCGATGGCGTGCGCTATCGGCTTGTCGTGCCCGCCGATCAGTTCGAGGCCTGACCCGGCAGCAGATCATCCGTCCGCCCGGTCCAGTGATAGACCGCCAGCCCGATCCATTCCTTCATCGCCACGCTTGCCGTCAGCAGATTGGCCATGGGCTCGGCCACGTCGATCCCGAAACTCTCCGTGCCCGTGCTGCGATAGTCGGTCGGCCAAGCCATGGCTGATATGCCGACCTTGCGGAACAGCCCCATCGACCGCGGCATGTGGAAGGCCGAGGTCACCAGCAGCACATTGCCCGGCGCCGGCCCCAGCAGCGCCTTGGTATATTCGGCATTCTCGTCGGTGTTGCGCGCTTCGCCCTCCAGCACCACCCGCTCCGGCGCAATGCCGAAAGCCAGCAGCAGGCGCTGCATCGTCACCGCTTCGGATTCAGTCTCACCCAGGATGGCGGCCACCCCGCCGGTCAGCACGATCCGCGCCGCGGGATAGCGTTGTGCCAGCCAGATGGTCTCGATCAGCCGGTCGCCCGCCTCGCTGGTTTCGGTGACCTGCCGCGCCGTACTGACCCGGGCGGACGTCGCCCCGCCCAGCAGGACGATGGCACCCACGCTTTCGGGCAGTTCGGCCGGGCGCGCGAACCGGGCCTCGAGCGGCGCGATCACCACCGCTCCCACATTGGTGAAA
This sequence is a window from Devosia ginsengisoli. Protein-coding genes within it:
- a CDS encoding YdcF family protein gives rise to the protein MFYAISKVFWLLAQPVSLAFLLGLAALVLIMVGWRRSGVVLGVLGLLVLGVASFTNVGAVVIAPLEARFARPAELPESVGAIVLLGGATSARVSTARQVTETSEAGDRLIETIWLAQRYPAARIVLTGGVAAILGETESEAVTMQRLLLAFGIAPERVVLEGEARNTDENAEYTKALLGPAPGNVLLVTSAFHMPRSMGLFRKVGISAMAWPTDYRSTGTESFGIDVAEPMANLLTASVAMKEWIGLAVYHWTGRTDDLLPGQASN